In one Bacteroides intestinalis DSM 17393 genomic region, the following are encoded:
- a CDS encoding KAP family P-loop NTPase fold protein, with translation MTIKHDDIIISKENPFENCKLNRQIYASILSDIISSYREGFVLSINGQWGSGKTTFVKMWEQQLKNNDYKTLYFNAWENDLLTDPSVAILGELKKLLYKNDERIFNKILKTTATVTRNIIPSLGKAIANHYIDNEIVTETIENALSATTEILEKEIEEYCKRKKGIDEFKELLTEYVKAESPDKPIVFIIDELDRCRPSYAVEVLEKVKHFFSVNGIVFILSIDKSQMCNSIKGFYGSESIDSEDYLLRFIDLEYRLPEPDPKVFCEYLYDYFDFKNFFNNQNRLDSFRNKSEDEEFIKFAAMLANASKLTLRQLEKLFAHSRIALKSFEYQEYVTPPLFFFLVYVRNHKTVIYNKIKSKQFDIQELVTFLETTINVTSSNSTNNFLIVELLVFYMTYCNEYERTEKIVLLNEEQNPLFSTKIKIEELRSYVRYCDGEYRGNNILKHLLNKIELYSRLIS, from the coding sequence ATGACAATAAAGCACGATGACATAATTATTTCAAAGGAAAACCCATTTGAAAATTGCAAATTAAACCGTCAAATATATGCATCAATATTATCCGATATTATTAGTTCTTACAGAGAAGGATTTGTTTTGAGCATCAACGGACAATGGGGAAGCGGGAAAACTACATTCGTAAAAATGTGGGAGCAGCAACTAAAAAACAATGATTATAAAACCCTCTATTTCAATGCATGGGAAAATGATTTATTAACTGATCCTTCTGTAGCGATCCTTGGAGAATTAAAAAAATTACTATACAAGAATGATGAAAGGATATTTAATAAGATTTTAAAAACTACTGCTACTGTAACGAGAAATATAATTCCTTCGTTAGGAAAAGCAATAGCTAACCATTATATAGATAACGAAATAGTAACGGAAACTATAGAAAATGCTTTATCAGCAACAACCGAAATTTTAGAGAAAGAAATAGAAGAATATTGCAAAAGGAAGAAAGGTATTGATGAATTTAAGGAATTACTAACAGAATATGTTAAAGCTGAAAGTCCTGATAAGCCTATAGTATTTATTATAGATGAATTAGATCGATGTCGTCCAAGTTATGCTGTTGAAGTATTAGAGAAAGTAAAACACTTTTTCTCTGTAAATGGAATTGTTTTTATTTTATCAATAGATAAATCACAAATGTGTAATTCTATTAAAGGATTCTATGGTAGCGAAAGTATTGATAGCGAAGATTATTTACTGCGATTTATAGATTTAGAGTATAGACTCCCTGAGCCTGACCCGAAAGTATTCTGTGAATATTTATATGACTACTTTGATTTCAAGAACTTTTTCAACAATCAAAACAGATTAGATTCTTTTCGTAATAAATCAGAAGATGAAGAATTTATAAAATTTGCAGCAATGCTTGCTAATGCGTCAAAACTGACATTACGCCAACTGGAAAAGTTATTTGCTCATTCAAGAATAGCTCTTAAATCTTTCGAATATCAAGAATATGTTACTCCGCCTTTATTCTTCTTTTTAGTTTATGTTAGAAATCATAAAACGGTTATATATAATAAGATTAAATCTAAGCAATTTGACATCCAAGAATTAGTAACATTTCTTGAAACCACAATTAATGTAACTTCTAGCAACTCAACAAACAACTTTTTAATAGTGGAATTACTCGTATTTTACATGACCTACTGTAACGAATATGAAAGAACAGAAAAAATTGTTTTACTGAATGAAGAGCAAAATCCCTTATTTTCTACAAAAATCAAAATTGAAGAATTAAGAAGCTATGTGAGATATTGTGACGGAGAATATAGAGGGAATAATATACTCAAACATTTATTGAATAAAATAGAATTATATAGCAGACTAATTTCGTAA
- a CDS encoding ImmA/IrrE family metallo-endopeptidase — MKLNKFIIERQVSEFRTDNGLSSSEPITLKSLLLKLNVLTIFRPLSENFSGMCLKDNSGHRFMLINSNQPRGRQHFTIAHELYHLFIEEKPTPHKCNPGYSKNKVEQNADMFASSLLMPEAGICQLIPETELNTRNISIATILKLEHYFSVSRSALLYRLLNIGLISENTRTQLSEIGVKHSARCFGYDTALYEAANEGLVIGDFGEKARNLFDKEKISESHYMELLSKISINGTQENENSTRC; from the coding sequence ATGAAGCTGAATAAATTTATTATAGAAAGACAAGTATCAGAGTTTCGTACAGATAATGGGCTTAGTTCATCCGAGCCTATTACATTGAAAAGCCTGCTCCTAAAACTGAATGTACTTACAATTTTCAGACCCCTGTCTGAGAATTTTTCAGGTATGTGTTTAAAGGATAATTCCGGACACCGTTTCATGCTCATCAATTCTAATCAGCCGCGAGGAAGACAGCATTTTACAATTGCCCACGAGTTATATCACTTATTTATAGAAGAAAAACCGACACCGCATAAATGCAACCCGGGATACAGTAAAAATAAAGTAGAGCAGAATGCGGATATGTTTGCCTCCTCCTTATTAATGCCGGAAGCCGGAATTTGTCAGTTAATACCTGAAACAGAACTAAATACTAGAAACATTTCCATAGCAACGATTTTAAAACTTGAACACTATTTTTCTGTCTCTCGTTCGGCTCTGTTATATCGATTATTAAATATTGGCCTCATATCAGAAAACACGCGTACCCAACTTTCCGAAATAGGAGTAAAACACTCTGCAAGATGTTTCGGATATGATACAGCTCTATACGAAGCTGCAAATGAGGGGTTGGTTATCGGTGATTTTGGAGAGAAGGCACGTAATTTATTCGATAAAGAAAAAATTTCAGAAAGCCATTATATGGAGCTACTCAGTAAAATAAGTATCAATGGAACACAAGAAAACGAAAATAGTACTCGATGCTGA
- a CDS encoding site-specific integrase, with protein sequence MYNYSKDGIVVSTVLDARTANKEGKYPVKIKVYYQRKPKYYSIGVYMTKEEWNKLPESKSSGSRKIRQAIESSFSLVRMNVEALAEKGTFSFNTLNLRLGKATGDTLNSAIRAKIEELKNEERIGTMQFYQTTLVMVEEVGGKDIPFSAVTVEWLQKCERLWSKTRSISTIGMHMRNIRTLMNEAKRAGVIKESQYPFGKGLFEIKTGIGRKKGLTKKQLKAIFDYKSENETTNRYKDLWIFIYLCNGINPTDMLKLKFSDIVDGEICFVRQKTERTTKNRKEIRAVVSPQLQTIIDKWGNKPLPDNYIFPYMKGHETAIERKAIVRDVVKRINKRMKLIGEELGIGNITTYTARHSYATVLKRSGANISYISESLGHTDLRTTEAYLASFEKEERAKNTNLLTSFL encoded by the coding sequence ATGTATAATTATTCAAAAGACGGTATCGTAGTCTCTACGGTACTTGATGCACGTACTGCCAACAAAGAAGGTAAATATCCTGTTAAAATCAAGGTTTATTATCAAAGAAAGCCCAAGTATTATTCTATTGGTGTCTACATGACGAAAGAAGAATGGAACAAGCTGCCGGAAAGTAAATCTTCTGGAAGCCGGAAAATCAGACAAGCCATTGAAAGTAGTTTTTCTTTAGTCCGTATGAATGTTGAAGCTCTGGCAGAGAAAGGAACATTCTCTTTCAATACGCTCAATTTACGTTTGGGAAAAGCTACCGGTGATACTCTGAACAGTGCCATACGAGCTAAGATTGAGGAACTGAAAAACGAAGAAAGAATCGGGACAATGCAGTTCTATCAAACTACATTGGTAATGGTTGAGGAAGTCGGCGGCAAAGATATTCCATTTAGTGCCGTTACGGTTGAATGGTTGCAAAAATGTGAAAGACTTTGGTCAAAAACGAGAAGTATTTCTACAATCGGTATGCACATGAGAAATATCCGTACTTTGATGAATGAAGCCAAGAGAGCCGGCGTTATCAAAGAATCGCAATACCCATTCGGAAAAGGTCTGTTCGAGATAAAGACCGGTATCGGAAGAAAGAAAGGATTGACAAAGAAACAGTTGAAGGCCATTTTCGATTATAAGAGTGAAAATGAAACTACTAACAGATATAAAGACCTCTGGATATTCATTTACTTGTGCAACGGTATCAATCCGACAGACATGCTGAAATTGAAGTTCTCGGATATTGTGGACGGTGAAATATGTTTTGTAAGACAGAAAACAGAGCGCACGACAAAGAACAGGAAAGAGATACGTGCAGTTGTTTCTCCCCAATTACAGACAATAATTGACAAGTGGGGAAACAAGCCGTTACCCGATAATTACATATTTCCTTATATGAAAGGGCATGAAACGGCTATAGAGCGTAAAGCGATTGTACGCGATGTTGTCAAGCGAATCAACAAGCGTATGAAGTTGATAGGTGAAGAATTGGGTATCGGCAATATCACCACATACACCGCAAGACATTCATACGCTACCGTATTGAAACGAAGCGGAGCCAATATCTCTTATATAAGTGAATCCTTAGGACATACCGACCTGAGGACTACGGAAGCATATCTGGCGAGTTTCGAGAAAGAGGAGCGTGCTAAGAACACTAACCTTTTGACCTCGTTTTTGTAG
- a CDS encoding helix-turn-helix domain-containing protein, which produces MLETIFSNLISGFLLEIFKKKDNNKKIALPISILNETLEIDKSTKQSIPEYNTRILEAIKLLNVNKRDPMLNGASIAEDLSIESISLIEDIINGSIMPSSSMLSCFAEKYEIDLDWLKTGCNTPFHKHCLTYTWAENAIQIYKEYKPKTVYIFTADVKEHFTAIAYQKTHYDFRIIHCESNWHLSSNGIGGTGQNQLVSLYKTMLFLNRFHTFTHGKVVSEDEFFDLITGKCSVNILSHRLNDYRWEDLLDLNLEPTEIAKRKQYYGDDFIEAQNIIKSKVSKDDYDFMNYV; this is translated from the coding sequence ATGTTAGAAACAATCTTCTCAAATTTGATTTCAGGATTTCTTTTAGAGATATTCAAAAAGAAAGATAACAATAAAAAAATTGCATTGCCTATCTCTATACTAAATGAAACACTGGAAATAGATAAATCAACAAAACAATCTATCCCTGAATATAATACAAGAATACTTGAAGCAATAAAACTTCTTAATGTAAACAAAAGAGATCCAATGCTTAATGGGGCTTCAATTGCTGAAGATTTATCAATAGAGAGCATTTCATTAATCGAGGACATCATAAATGGGAGTATTATGCCATCATCAAGCATGTTATCATGCTTTGCAGAGAAGTATGAGATCGATTTAGATTGGTTAAAAACAGGATGTAATACACCTTTCCACAAACACTGCCTTACCTATACTTGGGCAGAGAATGCAATCCAAATATATAAAGAATACAAGCCTAAAACTGTTTATATTTTCACCGCTGATGTCAAAGAACATTTTACAGCAATAGCTTATCAAAAAACTCATTATGATTTTCGTATAATCCATTGTGAAAGTAATTGGCATTTGAGCAGTAATGGAATAGGTGGAACTGGACAAAATCAATTAGTATCATTATATAAGACTATGCTTTTCCTAAATCGTTTCCATACATTTACTCATGGGAAAGTAGTTTCAGAAGATGAGTTCTTTGATTTAATTACTGGAAAATGCAGTGTCAACATTCTCAGTCATAGATTAAATGATTACCGATGGGAAGATTTATTAGATTTAAATTTAGAACCTACTGAAATAGCAAAACGTAAGCAGTACTATGGAGATGACTTTATAGAGGCACAAAATATTATAAAAAGTAAAGTTAGCAAAGATGACTATGATTTCATGAACTATGTTTGA
- a CDS encoding helix-turn-helix domain-containing protein, protein MKTINQIIGENLKKIRELSGFTQEQIAKSIGIERSAYSNYEGGTREVPYDILERLSNLFGCEPFILFEDNIQADNEIMATAFRISDLEDGDLKEIANFKDIVKSYLKMERIAQNEAE, encoded by the coding sequence ATGAAAACGATTAATCAAATTATTGGAGAAAATCTAAAGAAAATTAGAGAGTTATCCGGTTTTACACAAGAACAGATAGCTAAATCCATTGGGATAGAACGTTCTGCATATAGCAATTATGAAGGAGGAACAAGAGAAGTTCCGTACGATATTTTAGAACGGCTTTCAAATCTATTTGGTTGTGAACCTTTTATTCTGTTTGAAGATAATATTCAAGCTGATAATGAAATTATGGCCACCGCTTTTAGAATTTCCGATTTAGAAGACGGTGATTTGAAAGAAATAGCAAATTTCAAGGATATTGTGAAATCATACCTAAAAATGGAACGAATAGCCCAAAATGAAGCTGAATAA